A part of Chanos chanos chromosome 9, fChaCha1.1, whole genome shotgun sequence genomic DNA contains:
- the nppal gene encoding natriuretic peptide A-like: protein MTANIYLVCFSSLVLFSFVGAKPISNLQSLKQLLEEEENTPYFESEKPETEVKDLNTEKTAFGADGEHSWESAVWNSSPAGKDDVLARLLNDILSTSKRSWSRFKKGGLRSCFGVRLERIGSFSGLGC from the exons ATGACCGCTAACATCTATCTCGTCTGCTTTTCTTCCCTTGTCCTTTTCAGCTTCGTTGGGGCCAAGCCGATCTCCAATTTACAG AGCCTTAAACAGCTtctagaggaagaggaaaataCGCCCTATTTCGAGTCGGAGAAGCCGGAGACAGAGGTGAAAGACCTTAATACTGAGAAGACGGCTTTCGGTGCAGATGGAGAACACTCGTGGGAGTCTGCCGTGTGGAATTCTTCGCCTGCTGGAAAGGATGATGTACTTGCGCGACTCCTGAATGACATTCTGTCCACTTCAAAGCGCTCGTGGAGCCGATTCAAGAAAGGGGGACTGAGAAGCTGTTTTGGCGTCAGGCTAGAAAGAATTGGCTCTTTTAGCGGGTTAGGGTGTTAA
- the nppb gene encoding natriuretic peptides B, translating to MRHISIPYACLVICFSFQLLSAFPLQSSALTYGDLDVLKALLHQLEQSVPQQKDNFPLLDRLTEANFEDTALTGEESDAELYTRAKPVDERVFLSAKDLRTVRNDSSKRSSACFGRRMDRIGSMSTLGCNTAGRFSKSKEEMRSYLDPRAAMSLPRLL from the exons ATGCGGCACATCAGCATTCCTTATGCATGCCTCGTTATTTGCTTTAGTTTTCAGCTTTTAAGCGCGTTCCCCTTACAGAGCTCGGCCTTGACTTATGGGGACTTGGACGTCTTAAAG GCTTTACTTCACCAGCTAGAGCAGTCTGTGCCTCAGCAGAAGGACAATTTCCCCTTGCTCGACAGACTCACCGAGGCAAACTTCGAGGATACGGCACTAACTGGGGAGGAGAGCGATGCCGAACTTTACACCAGAGCAAAACCGGTGGACGAAAGAGTGTTCTTGTCAGCCAAGGATTTGAGGACTGTCAGAAATGACTCCTCCAAGAGGTCCTCTGCGTGTTTCGGGCGCAGAATGGACCGAATTGGTTCTATGAGCACCCTGGGATGCAACACAGCCGGACGCTTCAGTAA ATCCAAAGAGGAAATGAGGTCTTACCTGGATCCCAGAGCTGCTATGTCATTACCTAGGCTACTATGA